Genomic DNA from Oenanthe melanoleuca isolate GR-GAL-2019-014 chromosome 15, OMel1.0, whole genome shotgun sequence:
TTATTTCTGACATGTTCCAACTCTTTTGAGATTCTAGTATTATCCCTATAAAATGGAGGCAAAATCACTTtgtatatttgatttttaacaaaaattgtAATTCAATCAAatgaagcagcaggaatttttatttcctttttatatgTTATGTGTTACTAAATCCACTGCTAACTTACATCTtttgtaatgatttttaaaCGTTATTTAGCATATTATTGCAAGTCCAAGTACATCTTTTAATCTGTACTTTGGCCACagtcaaacagaaaacaagccAGATCTGTTTAAATGACACAAGAAAACATCATAACCTTCATATTCTATTCTAGCCTGTCTACAGGTGTTTAAAACTGACCATTACTGGGAGATAGAAGCACTTAAACCAGTAGGACTGGATCAGAGGTATAGCTACTAAGTAAGCTTTCCAAGTAATGGATGGAATTGTTTAGCATAGATGTGAGTTTTCAGATGTGATTATTCATCTCTAGGTCACTGTTTTGCTATACATGACTAACAGCTGTTGTTTTCCACCCAGGAGATGCCTGTATGTCAGCAGCTGGTAAAATGATACCTGCACATGGATTCAGGAGCTGCTTTAAGATCCTTTCATCTTAATGATGAGACTTTTCCTGGATGATTTTGTCTAAAACATGACACTGGAGAAGTCTTCCATTTTAGATTATTTGAACTCTGCTAAATGTCTGCAGAGACACAGCCCGTATGTTCCAATCCAGACACCTCAGTTGGCACTGGCTGCCAATGTAGGATGAggaacaaagaggaaaaacatgACTAAGCTTTTGGAAAAGGCAGAGCATGAAAGAAAGACAGCAAAGCTGGAATAACACTACACAACAGTCCAGTTAAGCGCTTCAAGACAGACGGCTTAAATCTATTTCTCCATTTgaattggcttttttttatttctttcaagtGCTGCTTCATTTCACGCTGCCAGCCCTGAAGGAATATGAAAACCAAAAGCACAAATTAAACAAAGTCACAAGACTGAGCTAAACTCACACTACGCAGAAGTTTCTAGCACATCCAGGGAGGCAGTGCAGTTATTTGCGGGGCCGTGCCCGCTGCGGCCGCGGGCCGTGAGGCACAGCTCGGAGCGGGTCCGGGCTCCCGGCGCCAGCTCCCTCTCGAATTCAAACAGCTCATCCGCACCGTGTGCTGCCCCGAGCCCTGCCGAGCCTTTCCGggctttccttcctctgcagcgGCTGCGGCACCACCTTCCCTCcgcctgggcaggcagggctctgaCCCCGGCATCGGGGAGCCCGGCTATGAGGAGGCAGGAAACGGCCCCTCAGAGCACGTAGGAATTTATCTGGAGATCAGAGATGGTTATCACAGCGGGCCGTTTTgttccttaaaagaaaattaattaactagtaaaaagcagcaaaacctcAGGGGAGGCGGTGTCTGTCTGCAAAGCGCCTGGAGTCAGGGTGCTGGCAGCCCTCAGatccaggagcagagggagcgGCCCGAGGCAGTCCCGGGACACCGGGGGCAGAACCCGGGGCTGGGCGGCACCAGGGAGAGAAGACGTGcccagagggatggggagaagaTGGAAGGTCCCCCTCAGACACCTTTAAGCCAAGGGCAGGGGAGTTCCTGGGGGTGACCCGCGTCAAAGCGCGCCTGCAGCAGCGAGGGAGCCCGGCCCTGTGAGGGGTGCGGCAGGAGCGGGGTCACCCCCGCCTCACTCACCGCACCGACCGGGGTGCGCCGGGGCCGGCCTGAGTGACTCTCGCTGGGGAAAGAAACGGGGAAGGGGCGGCTCTCCGCTCCCCCGGACGCCAGGACAGGGCACCGGGACCGCGGGGCACGAAGCgcccgcccagccccgccgcctGCCCCTGAggcgggcgcggccccgcgctgccgccgccgccatggcgCGTGCGCGGGGCGGTGTCTCGCGGCGTTCGCGGGCCCGGCGCAGCCGCCATTTTGGAGCTCGGCTAGCGAGGGGAGGAACCCGCGGGAGGACGCGGCGCCCGGCGCTTCTGCCTCCCCCGTCCCGCCCCGAGCCGGCTCCGCTCGCCGCTTTCACGGGCCGCCTGTCCGTGTCAGCCGCCGCTGCTCTTCGTCACCCGCCTGGCCGGGCCCCGCAGGCCTGAGAGAGGCGGGAAGGATGCCCTGCACACCCCGCCGCTGAGGGAGACTCGGGGGCCCTGCGCGCCGCGTCTGGCCAGCCCCACCCCAGCCGCTCCTCGGCCCTTCGCCTCCAGCGGCGCGCAGCTTCCTTCCCTTTATACCCCTTGCCCGGGGTTCCCTTTCTCCTGGACTAGGCACGAGCCGCTTTCCCCTCGCCCCCAGCCCGCTCCGCCTCCCAGGCCTCTCTGCCCAGGCCTCCCCTTCTCCGGGTCTCTTCCTCCGCCTGGGCCTTCGGGCTCCTcaccttccttcctccctttccttccccttccccgCCCGGAGCCATGTCCTCCGCCGCTCGTTTCGATTCGTCGGACCGCTCCAGCTGGTACGTGGGCCCGGTGTCGCGGGCGGAGGCGCAGACGCGGCTGCAGGGGCAGCGGCACGGCATGTTCCTGGTGCGGGACTCCTCCACCTGCCCGGGGGACTACGTCCTCTCGGTGTCCGAGAACTCCCGCGTTTCCCACTACATCATCAACTCCCTGCCCAACCGCCGCTTTAAGATCGGCGACCAGGAGTTCGAGCACCTGCCCGCCCTGCTGGAGTTCTACAAGATCCACTACCTGGACACCACCACGCTCATCGAGCCCGCGCCCAGGTGAGTGTCCCCCGCCCCGCCACACCCACCGCCACCTTTGCCCCGGGTGGCGTGAGGAGGCGAGACCTGTAAAGGTGTCAGTAGTCCAGCCCAGTAGCTCCGGGAGCCTGGCACTGCATGTAGATGCTATGAATAAATATTGAGGAAACATTCATTTTCAATACTGGGCCTTCTTAACGCTCTGGATCTCGCTGACAATTAAAAGTGTTGCTCATTCAGTCAGATCATCCACGGTCGCTGTGCTGACCTTCTGTGTAAAGGTACCATGCACCTCTACCAGGGTCTGTAATTGCCTTGAAAGAGGGTGTGGTCGCACGTCACCCTTTTTGTGTTACCCTTCTAGTATTGTCTCTTCGTTGCAGGGGTGGTCGACAAGCTGGTTCGCCAGTCTTCTCTGTGATTGAAGTACAGCCTCTGAGCTTAGCTTGCTGTCTATCCCTACACTGATTACAATAGAACTGGCTTTTATGTGATTAGACTGCTTTGCCCTGTTAAGTCAGCATTAATACATTCTAGGGCAGCATTTCCCAAACTTCTAGAGTGGCATTTCTCTACCAAAAAAATGTGGAGCACTTATTTCTCACAGTTTGCTTGTAGCACTGTTCATCTATATCTGCATATAGCATACACTTCACTGAGAAATGCTGTTCTGGGAGGATGGGAAAATGTGACTTGGCTATGAGCTCCTTCTTTGTCCTAGTCCCAGCATGGGACATACCTGCTACATGCATCAGTAACCTGCTTATGAAGAACTCTAGAACATATTCCTTACTTTTAATTGATAAAGCTTTTCCCAGTATCTTTTGTCAAAGCTTTTGGGCTTCTGGATAGAatgagatgaaaataaataagagaaaagtagtgacatattaaaaaaataaatccagattGGTTCACTTctgaattctgcattttaatatCTTACTATGTTTTGCAGATCAGCAAGTTCTTGGGAGGGAAGAATAGCTTTGAGGTTTATAATCACAATTGAACCTTGGCATAGACCAGTACTTAAAGACAGTCAGTCACTTGTCAAAGATTGATAATAGCTTGTCAAGTTGAAAAACTCAAGTGTTCAGAAGTTATTCTGAAAAGCTGTCGAGTGATGggcaggatgtgacagaaaGCACAATCTTCAGGAACTCTTCAAGCTGCTGGCAGCCTTTTGGGTATGATTGTGGCTAGAGAGATGGgtatatataaaaaaatgcattttcaccATTGCAGGAATGCTTAAATGGAGTTGCCCAGTGTTATATGCATGCTTAAACTTGTGGAGAgttgggaagggaaaaaaaaataagtctaATGCTGAAGCAATCTTCATGCTTATCTCTGTTCTCCAACCTGGATACTCTTGAACCTTTCTGGATGCAAAAACTTGTTCTTAATCATTTATGGCCACGATTGACTTGACTTTCTCAAACCTCTTTAGAACTTAGAGCTGATTGCACTTGCACACTTGATATTTGTTAGAATCCTGTGTGACATGTTCTGTGAATATTTTAGTATCAACTTGTTTTCAAGGCTTTGGTTGCATATTGTTCTCTCAGCATAGAGACAGATTTGACCTAACCTGCTGTGAATTGACAGACTTTTTTTATAGAGCTACAAATGGCATCGACTAGTGTTTTTACTTAGCATGATTTTTGTTAAAAGTCTGAGAAAAAATCAATTGTGTGGTTGATGGTTTTACATTCTGTGCAAAGAAGACTTCCTGCTGCAAGAGGGAGGATGAAAGGTAGCATTTCcagattttttggtttttttatttttagttaatGGGCTAGATTTAGAATAGGGGTGGCCAGGTATGTGCTTCAGAACTGAATTATTTCTCTACCATTTTCCTGGGCACATTGCTCTCAGATGCTCGTGCTTTTGAAGCTAttcattcttttaatttcataaaGTACAGTCTGAAAGGTGTCTATATAGAGCCCTACAGTACTTCTAGATCTTGGAGATGACATCTTAAACTTTTAAACAGTTGTAAATGGACCATTTTAAACTTTGTTTGATTTGCATCTCTAGTAGTGAGCTCTGGCCATCCTTGCTGATGTTCCTGAGCTCTTGCATATGCAGAGCAATTGCTCCCTGAAGGGTTCCCTCTGTCTCCctgctttggctgcagcagggtgtcTGAAAGatggaatttcattttcttcGGGGCTTCTGGCATATCTTACAAAAATCACAGGGATTTGACTTCCATCGTATTTTGCAAGTAGCAAAAGAGAATTGAAGTAGGGCAATGACATGCATTTCTGCTATCATAGCTTAGATAATAAGTATCTGCTGTGGCCTATATCcattaagggttttttttgacaGCTGCTTTGAATAAAATGTATAACATTTATAATGAAAATGGTGAAAGCATTCTCATTTGATGGACAATCTTATGTGTTATTACAGACAACAAAGTGACTGTATTTGACAAATGATGGACatagtaataaaaaattatgtCAGTAAATTAAAGATAATATGGTTAATAGGCAAAGGAATATTTATAGAAggcaaccttttttttttttttcttagttccTTCTTATCAGTGGATGCAAGTATTTCATACTGTCTTTCTGAAGATCTCATACCATCTTActtttgttccctttttcctctgccATGCTTCAAGTCTAGCACTTACCAAATTCTTCAGAAGTGAATGCtgaagttaaaaacaaaataaaattatttggattaCTTTGGAGGTGGCATGGGACTCTTGGAGAGATTCACAGTCACATTTTTATGTATTGCCCTTCCACCTCAATCACCCAAAGagttttaatttggtttttttgtacCATTACTCTCATAACTTAAGCTATAGAGCTAATTTGACTCTTAAGATCTTCACAACAATCCAGAAAAGGTGGATGAAGATTTTGCattatttctccctcttttctgcATCCCATGATAGAGTGTTTTGGGTTTCTGGGGAACCTACTTTGGGTATTTAAGCAATTATTTGAGAGTGAGAGTTACTCATGAAATGCCTCATGGTGCTACCAAGCCAATACTTTTGTTACAAATCCAAGTGAGTAACTCCTCTGTAATTGATGTTCCTACTGCAAACCTGGTACTTAGCTTTGTTACTGCAAATACAAACCAATAGCTATTGCTTTTACCAAATCTTCAGGTACCCCAGTCCACCAATGGGATCTGGATCTGCCCCTGCCATGTCTGCTGCAGAAGAGAACGTGGAGTATGTTCGGACTCTGTATGACTTTCCTGGCAACGACGCCGAGGATCTGCCGTTCAAAAAGGGCGAGTTGCTGGTCATTGTGGAGAAGCCAGAAGAACAGTGGTGGAGTGCCAGGAACAAGGAAGGTCGCATTGGCATGATCCCTGTTCCTTATGTAGAAAAGCTAGTCAGACCTTCTGTTGGGAAGCATGGGAACAGGAATTCCAACAGTTACGGTATTCCAGAACCTGCCCATGCTTATGCTCAGCCTCAAACCGCAACTCCCCTTCCCTCAGTATCCAGCACGCCTGGAGCAGTGATCAATCCTCTGCCAAACACACAGAATGGACCAGTCTATGCCAAAGCTGTCCAAAAGAGAGTACCCTGTGCTTATGACAAGACTGCACTGGCATTAGAGGTAAGTTTTTCCTCCGGTCTCAGAGTTTTCAATTGCCCTGtgaaagaagaaagtaaaaattgtTATGGTGAAGTTGGTGTGAACGACTTCATGTGGAGTCTGCTTATTTATGTCAAGGAATTGAGAAGTTAGGTTACATTCTGAAGAAACATCCACAAGAATTGCTTCATCTATACCACTTCCTTTGAGAAAAGTGACCTAGTAAGTAATTTTAGGACCTgtgttttccctcccttcttGCTTGTTCAATGTGCAAGGGTTACAAGGGTAGCAGAGTGCACACATGCTGAAGTGTGGCTTTGCTTCTTCACCTAAtcctggggaaggagaggaatgTTTCATTAGTGATAGTAGAGTTCCAGGCTAAGAACTGACAGTGGCATCCTCCAGAGAAAGGTAAAGATTGCTGGCTGGTACACTGAGTGTTTCTGATCCTCACTGTGAGGTGCACTTGAAGGTCTTGTGCTGAGAGCTGAAATCTGGGCAGACTATATCAGAAATACTCTAGTCCCTTTTACTTTGGTTTTCAAAAACGGGGTTTGAGAAAGACTAACACCTAAACTGGGGATGAAGAGTGTAATGTAACCTCTAAAGTGCTGCAAGTTCCTGTGCTTGctattgcatttttaattttatttttattagagaTATCTTGTAAAACTTTAGAGCGTTATTCTATAAATAGTAAGGAATTCATATTATACTTCAACTGGAATAAATGATTGACTGGAAATTTTTCAAAGCTATATCCAGAAGACTAAGATTATTACTTTTACATTTAGATGATATTGAAGGCATGTTAACCTGTCATTCAAAAATGTCTCACCTGGAAAAAGTGACATTTGAGTGTGCTGCAATACTTCCAGGAACATATGCAAACAAACAAGCATAGGAAGCAACAACATTTTAGCAAGTAAAATAATAATGGTattcaaaatacttttgaaCTTTTCCTATTGTTTTTGCTCAGTTACTTTGCAAGTTAAAGCTGTTATTTATGGCTGATACTTTTGACTGAAATTTGGAAGGATATATTTGTGACTTCCCATTATTCAGAGTGCTCACCCTAATTGTTTCACTCCTGTATTTTTAAGTCTTCTACAGGTGGTTACTCTTATGGGGTTAAAAGTTAAATATGAATCactggaatttctttttcttgtgaaatCTAGCAGCTTGTTATTTATGAGCAATGTGTGAAAATTATCATAGAACAAAGTGTAAATTCACTGCCAACTTCACTGTACAGAAGATTCCTGCCAGAACTACTCATGcttctgaaagcaaagcaagacAAGCAATTGATTTTATGTTATCAGTGTGTTATGGAATTACTTCAGGGAACTTGCATTACTGCAGGGTAGCAGAACCACTGGTAAGGTTGGTCCTCACATACAGACTTTTCTGCCTTGCCCTTTAAGTGACCTAGTTAACCCCATCAGTTTAGCTACTCTAGGATACCAGTAGGATTAATTCTCTGGCCAACAAATAAGTTTGACGTGATTTGAACCTTCAAATTACTGAAGTTGTGTTTGAGAGATTCTTCTCATCCTCTGATCACTTTCTGCCTCATGTTTTTGTGTCTCTCAACACTGGCGTATTTTGTCTTCCCATGcagtctgttttcttttcaagtgtACCTCATCCACACTGTGGCTCCTCAAGAGGCTTCAGAAGCAGAATTCTGGGAACTGCTCTACATTTTCCTTGAAATCAGTGATTGCAGCTTCTCCATATCTAACCATGCATAGGGAACTTGAGCAATTTCattacagcagcattttttgTCACATGGGCTCTTCTTAAAGAATAATGGCTTTTCATGATTTTCCTTTAGTTTGCCAAACCACCTGCAAGACCctgacaaaatatttaattccagCCTTGTGAGGGCTCTACACATTGCTAAATAAACTGAACCATTTGGAACTGCTGTATTGTAAGACTACTGAAAGTTGTGTTGGACAAAAAACAGGTTATAGGACTGTTTTGGGGAAGAAAGTTAATGGTGTTCTTtcataaaaatactgtttgaCAGTTCTGCCCCTCAGTATAGGTGTAGCCTAAGTGGCAGTTCAGCTTGTACAGGTAGGACACCCTGTGAGTGTAATTACATGGTTGCTAATTGTGCAATCTCACTTCATCTGAATAAAGCAATATGAAGACAAAATATGTGTTTGCTGTCTGTAGCCTTGTGTGGTCAGCACACAGACAGTACTTAAAAGGAAGAGAATAGCATCTGGAGTAAATAAAGCCATGGCATAGTAATCTGCTCAACTTCCTTTTAAGTGGAGCTATGTCATTCTTCTTGGTTCAGCTTGAAAATGGGACaagctccctgcctgcaggtcCAGTGTTTCTTTTGGACACTACTGTTTACAGAAGCtgacagaatttttctttaagaaaagaTAAAAGTTTATAGCCTGTTACACAGAAGTTTGTTTTGTAAGCaagttttgtttgggttttttttaatttctttcatgaaaAATGTAAGTGACCAAGTGACTATTCTacagaaaatctgaaacaaaatctGCTAGGCTGGATAAAGGGTTCAACTAGTGAATTTAAAAGTATGACAATTTAAGAGCAGctgcaattttatttctgtaggaAATGATCATCAGGGCATTTATTTTTGCCAGGCTAAGTTTATTCAGCATTctatagaatcacagaatgatttgggctggaagggaccttagagctcatttcattccaccccctgccatgggcaggggcaccttccactatcccaggttgctccaagccccatccagtgtggccttggacacttccagggatggggagttcacagcctctctgggtaACAGTATTGGTGTTATTGAAGTTACTGATGTGTAAGTGTTAACTTGATCCTGTTGTGTTATGTACTCCACTTTTattctctaaaataaaaaattaaattataatctGTTTATAGGCTAAAGTGGTAGCTGTAAGTACAGACACTATCCCAAAGCTTACAGCTGGTGGTACATTTGTGCATCTCCCTGCACCAGTTAGTAAAGCCTACAATAAATTACATGTATTTCTAAGATTTACATAGGCTTTTGTCTGTTGAGCTACTTTGGCAGTTCagatttaatgtttttaatgaaCATTAAATTCTACAGATTAAAGTTTGTAGCTTCTCACTACAACTAACTTCATTACTAGAATGTGTAGAATTTGATGGATACtgcattaaaaaaccccaaaccactaAACAAGCaactacaaaataaaaataaaaaccaccaaacccaCCCCCTAACCGAAAAGCTCAACAGCCAACGAGCCAGGTCTGTTTCTTTACTTGTGTACTTCCTGCCAAGAAGCTATTTCCTTCCCTTCTAGTGCTGTAGAGGAAGGGGTATGAAGGACAGGGTTACAGTGTCCTGTGCTTATTGGGACCAAAGCTCTGCACCACGGGGTTATGCACTGCTAATCTTCAATCCTGCTGATTACTATGGGAAAACAAGGAGGGCAATCCCCTGTTCAAAGCACTTACACTCTAAGAAGGTGATGGGTTTGATAAGAGCAGAGCCCCTTTGGCACTGTTACTGTGATACAGAGCAGCAAAGTCTTCCTGAAAGTTTCCCAGCCTTTAAAAACTTATAATTCTATAGCCAGTCTGCTAGCAATAGTGTGTTCATGAAGCCTTGTTTCAAACTGACAAGCTCTAACCAGGACATGAACAACAAATTCTGTATTCACTGATAAAATGGAATGAAATAGGGTAAGGAACCAGACAgtgggggacagcagcagccaccagatTTATAcctgctgtgtttaaaaaatgatTCTTAAATATATCACCAATGCTCTAATCAGTGCCATAGTTAATTTTGAAGGTAGCAGTGGTTCTAGAGTCCATCTCCAGACTGCACCTGACAGTGTTACAGAATcaaagattttttgttttctttttaaacaagagttgcactgtatttttaaaagtttttataCCCGTGTTGGCTTTTTATAGACCTGTGCCAGCATTATAATGTTAAGTAGTTTATCTTTTTGTTATGTAGCAATCATACATGTGTATGTTTGCTAGCACAGAGTTAACCTGTCACTGTAATGTTTTGGTGAATAAATGTTCATCCACCATAATTATATAACTGACTTACAGTATTTCTCTTGAGCTTGTTACAATTAGGTTACAGTTAACTTTTTCCCTCTTCAAAGGAAAGCTGAGACAAGTAGGCCAAAATGTGCTAGCAGTAGAACTTTCTTAATTAGGAAATTAGGCTACTCCTTTCAGCAGACAACAAGcattatgtttttctttagCCAAGGAAACTCAGCCTTGCTGTGTTaaacattaaaatgcatttaagcCACAAAGTCTGGATTTTAGGCAAAGTATTGATCCCATATTTGTGTAGTGTGAATTGTTGATCAGGGAGCTGTAGTCGCTGTAACTGTTGAACTGAAAATGAACTCTCCAAATTCTGTCAGTCATGACAGTGTATAAGTAGGAGACAGGCTACCACCATGTAATGAAAAGCAGCACTTTtttggtgctgcagcccctACTCTGACAATTTTCCTGGCTCTTGGTGAAATGCAAAGTTCCTTTGTTTTAATCTGTTCCTAGGTGAGGCCAGATTAATTGCATCTAGCACTTGCACATTTCTGTGTTGCCCTTGAACCTCGTTTCATGCCTCAAGAATGGATGAAGCTTTTCCTCTGAACTGTTTGATTCTCCTGTTTAGGCACCAGCTGTGTTCTGGCCCAGAACACCAGAAGTGAAGAATAATTAAGCTGTGCTTTTAGCCTGGTGCTTTCTTGGATCTTCCAATACACAGAGCACCAGCTCCTTCAATGTCCTTTTGTCCTGTTTTAGAGTGGCTGAACTCTGCCTCTCTTGTGTAGCTCCTCACTTTGGGGACAATGGGGTATCAGGTATTTTCTCAGTGTTGGACCTTGTCTGTTCTTCTCCAGACAGGCAGCTGACCTGAAcaattgttttggttttgctatTCATGTTAATGTAACCAAAGAAGGTGAGCTGTGACACTAATTAGGATAATGACTGAGATTCAACACCCTGTAGATTCCAGAGAGCAATGTTTTCTATAGCACTGACTCAGTGGGCTAAAATGACAGTTTggaattttaatgcatttttatctCCTTAAACTTCTATTCCAGAACTTTATCAGCCATAGAACTATTAACATACAATTGTTGGAATATCTGTAAAGCTCATTTAATTGGCTGACTAAAATGGCTTGCAGGAAGCCTTTTGCAGAGTATGAATCAGCTTCAAATGGAAGGCAGGTATGGAAGAGTCTAGAGTGAATGAAGTAACCTTTCTGACTGGCATGTTCCACAGCTTGTGTTTCCCCAGGGCTTTGAATTCATGCTCTAACAAGGATATAATGAAAGATGCtatctaaaatacattttgatttttatcatTTGGGTGTAACCAAGTGGCTGCGTTTCAGAAGTGTTACTCATTTCAGCAGTGATATTTCATTCCAGCAATGCTGATGTGCTTCACAACTGAATTAACTTGAGAGATGCTGAGTCTAAGGAAGTCTTCTCCTCATCTATAGATAAGGGCTATTAGCTGTCCAGAGTCATACAGGAAGTTTGTGGCAGAGATGAGAATAGAACCAGGTCTTCTGACTGTCCTGTGCCTAATCACAAGACAATTCTTCTGACTGtcttaaaatattctctgaAGAAAAAGTGTGTTAAATAATTTTAGTGGGAGATGGCACCTCAGCTAACCATGTTATAGATGCTTTGAAAGGCATTtataaaataatgcttttaGTTGGGGGACTGGTTGACCAGATTTTTCTGGgcatttttgaaattaaggtCTTTAAGATAAGATCCATGAGTTAGTCTAGCATGAAATCAAGGTTCCTGCACCAAAAATCTTATTTCTACATGCTGTTTAATTTAGTCTTCTCAGAgaaactacatttttaaaataatatagcATAAGAGGATATTCAGcagctttcatttaaataaaatgaaaaaactcTCAAAAAGAGTAGAAAGT
This window encodes:
- the CRKL gene encoding crk-like protein; protein product: MSSAARFDSSDRSSWYVGPVSRAEAQTRLQGQRHGMFLVRDSSTCPGDYVLSVSENSRVSHYIINSLPNRRFKIGDQEFEHLPALLEFYKIHYLDTTTLIEPAPRYPSPPMGSGSAPAMSAAEENVEYVRTLYDFPGNDAEDLPFKKGELLVIVEKPEEQWWSARNKEGRIGMIPVPYVEKLVRPSVGKHGNRNSNSYGIPEPAHAYAQPQTATPLPSVSSTPGAVINPLPNTQNGPVYAKAVQKRVPCAYDKTALALEVGDIVKVTRMNINGQWEGEVNGRKGLFPFTHVQLFDPQNPDENE